Proteins encoded within one genomic window of Anastrepha ludens isolate Willacy chromosome 4, idAnaLude1.1, whole genome shotgun sequence:
- the LOC128861501 gene encoding cyclin-dependent kinase inhibitor 1C-like, with protein MFKYVIVVLATIACAAAKPSLVHAPFAAGPLAVAAPAPIVTATSSQIVARTHNGIAAAPIIAAAPLAAPLPLAAKVIAPAPLPAAPLAAPIAPLARYAAAAPLAAPIAPLARYAAPLAPAAVAPIARYAAAPFAYSAPLVAPLAAAASPLAYAPSYAAPLHYAAAPALW; from the exons ATGTTCAAATAC GTTATTGTTGTCCTGGCCACCATTGCCTGCGCCGCTGCCAAGCCTAGTCTCGTGCATGCTCCTTTCGCTGCTGGACCTCTCGCCGTTGCAGCACCCGCACCGATTGTCACCGCCACTAGCAGCCAAATTGTTGCAAGAACACATAATGGAATAGCTGCTGCACCCATTATTGCCGCTGCTCCCCTGGCTGCTCCTCTGCCTCTGGCTGCAAAAGTGATCGCTCCAGCCCCCCTACCCGCTGCACCATTGGCTGCACCCATTGCTCCTTTGGCTCGCTATGCTGCAGCTGCTCCTCTAGCCGCACCAATTGCTCCTTTGGCACGTTATGCTGCACCTCTGGCCCCCGCCGCTGTTGCTCCGATTGCCCGCTATGCAGCCGCTCCTTTTGCCTACTCAGCGCCACTGGTTGCTCCTCTGGCCGCTGCTGCTTCACCCCTCGCTTACGCGCCCTCCTATGCGGCACCTCTTCACTACGCAGCCGCACCAGCGCTGTGGTAA